A single genomic interval of Pangasianodon hypophthalmus isolate fPanHyp1 chromosome 8, fPanHyp1.pri, whole genome shotgun sequence harbors:
- the brpf3b gene encoding bromodomain and PHD finger-containing protein 3 isoform X1, whose product MMLARRRVQAQRGCVKVSMRKPRRRGGLPGGLGARKSDAATPRGGGARGVAQPRSPSPYRLKVSPTRETLTYAQAQKMVEVDLDGRLHRISIFDPLAIITEDEMMAQDMAECNSNKENSEQTSATIVASPSRRSASQKGRKKDSKNASSSSQNSHRHHHTQHNSAQQHNNTCSALPEPTFRVLESFEPIDAPPLPTAYYRYIEKSPEELEAEAEYDMDEEDAAWLEVVNEKRASEGQTAVSADIFELLMDRLEKESFLESRIPQSAVDEDAFCCVCLDDECLNSNVILFCDVCNLAVHQECYGVPYVPEGPWLCRRCLQSPSRPVDCALCPNRGGAFKQTSDGRWAHVVCAIWIPEVCFANTVFLEPIEGVNNIPAARWRLTCYLCKQKGRGASIQCHRANCYTAFHVTCAQRAGLFMKIEPVRETTANGTTFSVKKTAFCEAHSPPEKEGSDDEENGGRVLGCRASRGMSAYAQSPQLIKSSQSNKKGVNKKKKKGKKSPEVTSKKASTPLVTVPQIPPHRLNKVFKGIIIQKKNYFMQRLHNYWLLKRQSRNGVPLIRRLHSHLQAQRSADQTEPDEKVSAVREELKYWQKLRHDLERARLLVELIRKREKLKREQVKVHQAVMEMQLTPALMLQRSTLDQLQEKDVARIFAEPVNLKEVPDYLEFVSQPMDFSTMRSKLEAHQYRTLSDLETDFNLMISNCLLYNAKDTVFYKAAVRLRELGGAILRHAQRQAHNTGLDPHTGMHLPESPHKNDYYRCTLEDVDTLLDPENRLHMTVEDQLKELLDKLDVVTSMRSSGARTRRIRLLRKEINNVRYRRNSHLSNGDAKEEEQDDDEDDEDKDMDAENNLSSSSDKDDCKSTPPPTLEPSGLALSPPPGETPLDPPTLRPMTDPKTMSPPEPLKPSTESPDADSEVDGASQNSRVREAPPVLSPSEGKLLNGVSNTESPTRPVSGGVGRRTSILFRKAKNGAKLHRDKDNQLQNGESRTPQHPTAPTTTTTPLTTEATVPPILTPANQRARSRSASPEEQREKTPPRSIETALTNGFKKHKDGGSDSDSSSSPILKKEITLPPKKSRGKPALSKVPFLETVNGDSDYTGPVDMLSIESDAEPEPLDLVWAKCRGYPSYPALIIDPDMPEEGVLHNGVPIPVPPADVLRLGEQRQEEAGEKLYLVLFFDNKRTWQWLPREKLLPLGVDDTADKLRLMEGRKTSIRKSVQVAYDRAMIHLSRVRSDHGFIASSYL is encoded by the exons ATGATGCTCGCGCGCAGGAGG GTCCAGGCTCAGCGTGGCTGCGTAAAGGTGTCCATGAGAAAGCCACGCCGGAGAGGGGGCCTCCCCGGGGGTTTGGGCGCCAGGAAAAGCGATGCTGCTACACctcgaggtggtggagctcggGGGGTTGCACAGCCCCGCTCGCCCTCCCCCTACAGACTCAAAGTCTCCCCGACACGAGAGACCCTGACCTACGCCCAAGCCCAGAAAATGGTGGAGGTGGATCTAGATGGCCGGCTGCACCGCATCAGCATCTTTGACCCGTTGGCCATTATCACTGAAGACGAAATGATGGCACAGGACATGGCTGAGTGCAACAGCAACAAAGAGAACAGTGAGCAGACATCTGCAACCATTGTGGCTAGTCCAAGCCGCAGGTCTGCAAGCCAGAAGGGCAGAAAGAAGGACTCCAAAAATGCATCTTCTTCCTCTCAGAACTCACACAGACATCATCACACGCAGCATAACTCAGCCCAGCAGCACAATAACACCTGCTCAGCCTTACCCGAGCCCACGTTTAGGGTTCTGGAGTCATTTGAGCCCATTGATGCTCCACCTCTCCCCACCGCCTATTATCGTTACATAGAGAAGTCACCGGAGGAGCTGGAGGCCGAGGCTGAGTACGACATGGATGAGGAGGACGCAGCCTGGCTAGAGGTGGTGAACGAGAAACGGGCATCTGAAGGCCAGACAGCTGTATCGGCGGACATCTTTGAACTCCTGATGGACCGGCTAGAGAAGGAGTCATTCCTGGAGTCGAGAATCCCTCAGAGTGCCGTGGATGAGGACGCCTTCTGCTGTGTGTGCCTGGATGACGAGTGCCTCAACAGCAACGTGATCCTGTTCTGCGACGTGTGCAACCTGGCTGTGCATCAGGAGTGCTACGGTGTGCCGTACGTGCCCGAGGGCCCTTGGCTTTGCCGCCGTTGCCTTCAGTCTCCCTCTCGGCCTGTGGACTGTGCATTGTGCCCGAATAGAGGCGGCGCATTCAAGCAGACGAGTGACGGACGCTGGGCACATGTGGTGTGTGCCATCTGGATTCCCGAGGTGTGCTTTGCAAACACGGTATTTCTCGAGCCCATTGAGGGTGTAAACAACATCCCGGCAGCTCGCTGGAGATTGACGTGCTACCTGTGCAAGCAGAAGGGCCGTGGCGCCTCTATCCAATGCCACCGAGCCAACTGCTACACGGCATTCCACGTCACTTGTGCCCAGAGGGCTGGACTCTTCATGAAAATCGAGCCGGTACGAGAAACCACAGCCAACGGTACAACGTTCTCTGTGAAGAAGACAGCATTCTGCGAGGCGCACTCACCTCCTGAGAAGGAGGGGTCAGATGACGAAGAGAATGGAGGGAGGGTGCTGGGCTGCCGGGCCAGTCGAGGAATGAGTGCCTATGCGCAGAGTCCCCAGCTGATAAAGTCTTCACAAAGCAATAAGAAGGGGGTcaataagaaaaagaagaaggggaAGAAAAGTCCAGAAGTAACATCCAAAAAAGCATCAACACCACTGGTCACCGTGCCCCAGATTCCCCCACACAG GTTAAACAAAGTTTTTAAAGGTATTATTATTCAAAAGAAGAATTATTTTATGCAGAGGTTGCACAATTATTGGTTACTGAAGCGTCAGTCACGTAATGGAGTACCTCTCATTCGGCGGTTACACTCGCATCTGCAGGCCCAGAGGAGTGCggatcag aCCGAACCAGATGAGAAGGTCAGCGCTGTGCGAGAAGAGCTCAAATACTGGCAGAAGTTACGTCATGATTTGGAGAGGGCGCGGCTCCTAGTGGAGCTCATCCGGAAGAGAGAGAAACTAAAGAGGGAGCAG GTGAAGGTGCACCAGGCTGTGATGGAGATGCAGCTGACTCCTGCTCTCATGCTGCAGCGCTCCACCTTGGACCAGCTGCAGGAGAAAGATGTAGCACGTATCTTTGCAGAGCCGGTCAACCTTAAAGAG GTACCAGATTACCTGGAGTTTGTCTCTCAGCCCATGGACTTCTCCACCATGAGGTCCAAGCTGGAGGCTCACCAGTACCGTACGCTTTCTGACCTGGAGACTGACTTCAACCTCATGATCTCCAACTGTCTGCTCTATAACGCTAAGGACACTGTGTTTTACAAAGCAGCGGTGCGCCTGCGGGAGTTAGGGGGTGCGATCCTGCGCCACGCACAGAGGCAGGCTCACAACACAGGGCTGGACCCTCACACGGGCATGCACCTGCCAGAGTCACCACACAAAAACGACTACTACCGCTGCACGCTGGAGGACG TGGACACCCTGCTAGACCCAGAGAACCGGCTGCACATGACGGTGGAGGACCAACTGAAGGAGCTGCTGGATAAGCTGGACGTGGTGACGTCAATGCGCTCAAGTGGGGCCCGTACACGTCGCATTCGGCTGCTACGCAAAGAGATCAACAATGTCCGCTACCGCCGTAACTCTCACCTGTCTAACGGAGACGCCAAAGAGGAAGAGCAGGATGACGACGAAGATGATGAGGACAAAGACATGGACGCTGAGAACAACCTGTCTTCATCCTCAGACAAAG ATGATTGTAAATCCACACCCCCTCCCACCCTTGAGCCCTCTGGTCTGGCCTTATCCCCTCCTCCTGGAGAGACCCCACTGGATCCCCCCACTCTCCGGCCAATGACTGATCCTAAAACCATGTCCCCTCCTGAACCCCTCAAACCAAGCACTGAGAGTCCAGATGCAGATTCAGAGGTCGATGGGGCCTCTCAAAACTCAAGGGTGCGAGAGGCCCCACCTGTGTTGTCGCCCAGCGAGGGGAAGCTGCTCAATGGCGTGTCAAACACTGAATCTCCTACACGGCCTGTTTCAGGAGGAGTGGGTCGCCGCACCTCCATCCTGTTCAGAAAAGCGAAAAATGGCGCCAAGCTGCATCGTGACAAAGACAATCAGCTGCAGAATGGTGAGAGTAGAACACCGCAGCACCCTACCGCTCCAACTACCACTACTACCCCTCTAACCACAGAGGCAACGGTTCCACCCATTCTCACCCCGGCCAATCAGAGAGCTCGCAGCCGCAGTGCTAGTCCTGAGGAGCAACGGGAGAAGACCCCACCTCGCTCTATAGAAACCG ctctcacaaacGGATTCAAAAAGCACAAAGATGGTGGTTCAGACTCTGACAGCAGTTCTTCACCCATACTCAAAAAGGAAAT TACATTGCCACCAAAAAAAAGTCGAGGAAAACCTGCTTTGTCTAAAGTACCATTCCTAGAGACTGTTAATGGAGATTCGGACTACACTGGACCAG tgGATATGCTGTCTATAGAAAGTGATGCAGAACCCGAGCCTCTGGACCTTGTGTGGGCCAAGTGCAGAGGATATCCGTCCTACCCTGCTCTG ATCATAGATCCGGACATGCCAGAGGAGGGTGTGTTGCATAATGGCGTGCCCATCCCTGTGCCACCTGCGGATGTGCTGCGGCTCGGAGAGCAGAGACAGGAGGAGGCTGGAGAGAAACTCTACCTTGTTCTCTTCTTTGATAACAAGCGCACCTG GCAGTGGTTACCTCGGGAGAAGCTGCTGCCGCTTGGAGTAGATGACACGGCGGACAAACTGCGTCTGATGGAGGGCCGAAAGACGAGCATCCGCAAATCCGTGCAGGTGGCCTATGACCGAGCCATGATCCACCTGAGCCGAGTGCGCAGTGACCACGGCTTCATCGCTTCCAGCTACCTGTAG
- the brpf3b gene encoding bromodomain and PHD finger-containing protein 3 isoform X2 codes for MRKPRRRGGLPGGLGARKSDAATPRGGGARGVAQPRSPSPYRLKVSPTRETLTYAQAQKMVEVDLDGRLHRISIFDPLAIITEDEMMAQDMAECNSNKENSEQTSATIVASPSRRSASQKGRKKDSKNASSSSQNSHRHHHTQHNSAQQHNNTCSALPEPTFRVLESFEPIDAPPLPTAYYRYIEKSPEELEAEAEYDMDEEDAAWLEVVNEKRASEGQTAVSADIFELLMDRLEKESFLESRIPQSAVDEDAFCCVCLDDECLNSNVILFCDVCNLAVHQECYGVPYVPEGPWLCRRCLQSPSRPVDCALCPNRGGAFKQTSDGRWAHVVCAIWIPEVCFANTVFLEPIEGVNNIPAARWRLTCYLCKQKGRGASIQCHRANCYTAFHVTCAQRAGLFMKIEPVRETTANGTTFSVKKTAFCEAHSPPEKEGSDDEENGGRVLGCRASRGMSAYAQSPQLIKSSQSNKKGVNKKKKKGKKSPEVTSKKASTPLVTVPQIPPHRLNKVFKGIIIQKKNYFMQRLHNYWLLKRQSRNGVPLIRRLHSHLQAQRSADQTEPDEKVSAVREELKYWQKLRHDLERARLLVELIRKREKLKREQVKVHQAVMEMQLTPALMLQRSTLDQLQEKDVARIFAEPVNLKEVPDYLEFVSQPMDFSTMRSKLEAHQYRTLSDLETDFNLMISNCLLYNAKDTVFYKAAVRLRELGGAILRHAQRQAHNTGLDPHTGMHLPESPHKNDYYRCTLEDVDTLLDPENRLHMTVEDQLKELLDKLDVVTSMRSSGARTRRIRLLRKEINNVRYRRNSHLSNGDAKEEEQDDDEDDEDKDMDAENNLSSSSDKDDCKSTPPPTLEPSGLALSPPPGETPLDPPTLRPMTDPKTMSPPEPLKPSTESPDADSEVDGASQNSRVREAPPVLSPSEGKLLNGVSNTESPTRPVSGGVGRRTSILFRKAKNGAKLHRDKDNQLQNGESRTPQHPTAPTTTTTPLTTEATVPPILTPANQRARSRSASPEEQREKTPPRSIETALTNGFKKHKDGGSDSDSSSSPILKKEITLPPKKSRGKPALSKVPFLETVNGDSDYTGPVDMLSIESDAEPEPLDLVWAKCRGYPSYPALIIDPDMPEEGVLHNGVPIPVPPADVLRLGEQRQEEAGEKLYLVLFFDNKRTWQWLPREKLLPLGVDDTADKLRLMEGRKTSIRKSVQVAYDRAMIHLSRVRSDHGFIASSYL; via the exons ATGAGAAAGCCACGCCGGAGAGGGGGCCTCCCCGGGGGTTTGGGCGCCAGGAAAAGCGATGCTGCTACACctcgaggtggtggagctcggGGGGTTGCACAGCCCCGCTCGCCCTCCCCCTACAGACTCAAAGTCTCCCCGACACGAGAGACCCTGACCTACGCCCAAGCCCAGAAAATGGTGGAGGTGGATCTAGATGGCCGGCTGCACCGCATCAGCATCTTTGACCCGTTGGCCATTATCACTGAAGACGAAATGATGGCACAGGACATGGCTGAGTGCAACAGCAACAAAGAGAACAGTGAGCAGACATCTGCAACCATTGTGGCTAGTCCAAGCCGCAGGTCTGCAAGCCAGAAGGGCAGAAAGAAGGACTCCAAAAATGCATCTTCTTCCTCTCAGAACTCACACAGACATCATCACACGCAGCATAACTCAGCCCAGCAGCACAATAACACCTGCTCAGCCTTACCCGAGCCCACGTTTAGGGTTCTGGAGTCATTTGAGCCCATTGATGCTCCACCTCTCCCCACCGCCTATTATCGTTACATAGAGAAGTCACCGGAGGAGCTGGAGGCCGAGGCTGAGTACGACATGGATGAGGAGGACGCAGCCTGGCTAGAGGTGGTGAACGAGAAACGGGCATCTGAAGGCCAGACAGCTGTATCGGCGGACATCTTTGAACTCCTGATGGACCGGCTAGAGAAGGAGTCATTCCTGGAGTCGAGAATCCCTCAGAGTGCCGTGGATGAGGACGCCTTCTGCTGTGTGTGCCTGGATGACGAGTGCCTCAACAGCAACGTGATCCTGTTCTGCGACGTGTGCAACCTGGCTGTGCATCAGGAGTGCTACGGTGTGCCGTACGTGCCCGAGGGCCCTTGGCTTTGCCGCCGTTGCCTTCAGTCTCCCTCTCGGCCTGTGGACTGTGCATTGTGCCCGAATAGAGGCGGCGCATTCAAGCAGACGAGTGACGGACGCTGGGCACATGTGGTGTGTGCCATCTGGATTCCCGAGGTGTGCTTTGCAAACACGGTATTTCTCGAGCCCATTGAGGGTGTAAACAACATCCCGGCAGCTCGCTGGAGATTGACGTGCTACCTGTGCAAGCAGAAGGGCCGTGGCGCCTCTATCCAATGCCACCGAGCCAACTGCTACACGGCATTCCACGTCACTTGTGCCCAGAGGGCTGGACTCTTCATGAAAATCGAGCCGGTACGAGAAACCACAGCCAACGGTACAACGTTCTCTGTGAAGAAGACAGCATTCTGCGAGGCGCACTCACCTCCTGAGAAGGAGGGGTCAGATGACGAAGAGAATGGAGGGAGGGTGCTGGGCTGCCGGGCCAGTCGAGGAATGAGTGCCTATGCGCAGAGTCCCCAGCTGATAAAGTCTTCACAAAGCAATAAGAAGGGGGTcaataagaaaaagaagaaggggaAGAAAAGTCCAGAAGTAACATCCAAAAAAGCATCAACACCACTGGTCACCGTGCCCCAGATTCCCCCACACAG GTTAAACAAAGTTTTTAAAGGTATTATTATTCAAAAGAAGAATTATTTTATGCAGAGGTTGCACAATTATTGGTTACTGAAGCGTCAGTCACGTAATGGAGTACCTCTCATTCGGCGGTTACACTCGCATCTGCAGGCCCAGAGGAGTGCggatcag aCCGAACCAGATGAGAAGGTCAGCGCTGTGCGAGAAGAGCTCAAATACTGGCAGAAGTTACGTCATGATTTGGAGAGGGCGCGGCTCCTAGTGGAGCTCATCCGGAAGAGAGAGAAACTAAAGAGGGAGCAG GTGAAGGTGCACCAGGCTGTGATGGAGATGCAGCTGACTCCTGCTCTCATGCTGCAGCGCTCCACCTTGGACCAGCTGCAGGAGAAAGATGTAGCACGTATCTTTGCAGAGCCGGTCAACCTTAAAGAG GTACCAGATTACCTGGAGTTTGTCTCTCAGCCCATGGACTTCTCCACCATGAGGTCCAAGCTGGAGGCTCACCAGTACCGTACGCTTTCTGACCTGGAGACTGACTTCAACCTCATGATCTCCAACTGTCTGCTCTATAACGCTAAGGACACTGTGTTTTACAAAGCAGCGGTGCGCCTGCGGGAGTTAGGGGGTGCGATCCTGCGCCACGCACAGAGGCAGGCTCACAACACAGGGCTGGACCCTCACACGGGCATGCACCTGCCAGAGTCACCACACAAAAACGACTACTACCGCTGCACGCTGGAGGACG TGGACACCCTGCTAGACCCAGAGAACCGGCTGCACATGACGGTGGAGGACCAACTGAAGGAGCTGCTGGATAAGCTGGACGTGGTGACGTCAATGCGCTCAAGTGGGGCCCGTACACGTCGCATTCGGCTGCTACGCAAAGAGATCAACAATGTCCGCTACCGCCGTAACTCTCACCTGTCTAACGGAGACGCCAAAGAGGAAGAGCAGGATGACGACGAAGATGATGAGGACAAAGACATGGACGCTGAGAACAACCTGTCTTCATCCTCAGACAAAG ATGATTGTAAATCCACACCCCCTCCCACCCTTGAGCCCTCTGGTCTGGCCTTATCCCCTCCTCCTGGAGAGACCCCACTGGATCCCCCCACTCTCCGGCCAATGACTGATCCTAAAACCATGTCCCCTCCTGAACCCCTCAAACCAAGCACTGAGAGTCCAGATGCAGATTCAGAGGTCGATGGGGCCTCTCAAAACTCAAGGGTGCGAGAGGCCCCACCTGTGTTGTCGCCCAGCGAGGGGAAGCTGCTCAATGGCGTGTCAAACACTGAATCTCCTACACGGCCTGTTTCAGGAGGAGTGGGTCGCCGCACCTCCATCCTGTTCAGAAAAGCGAAAAATGGCGCCAAGCTGCATCGTGACAAAGACAATCAGCTGCAGAATGGTGAGAGTAGAACACCGCAGCACCCTACCGCTCCAACTACCACTACTACCCCTCTAACCACAGAGGCAACGGTTCCACCCATTCTCACCCCGGCCAATCAGAGAGCTCGCAGCCGCAGTGCTAGTCCTGAGGAGCAACGGGAGAAGACCCCACCTCGCTCTATAGAAACCG ctctcacaaacGGATTCAAAAAGCACAAAGATGGTGGTTCAGACTCTGACAGCAGTTCTTCACCCATACTCAAAAAGGAAAT TACATTGCCACCAAAAAAAAGTCGAGGAAAACCTGCTTTGTCTAAAGTACCATTCCTAGAGACTGTTAATGGAGATTCGGACTACACTGGACCAG tgGATATGCTGTCTATAGAAAGTGATGCAGAACCCGAGCCTCTGGACCTTGTGTGGGCCAAGTGCAGAGGATATCCGTCCTACCCTGCTCTG ATCATAGATCCGGACATGCCAGAGGAGGGTGTGTTGCATAATGGCGTGCCCATCCCTGTGCCACCTGCGGATGTGCTGCGGCTCGGAGAGCAGAGACAGGAGGAGGCTGGAGAGAAACTCTACCTTGTTCTCTTCTTTGATAACAAGCGCACCTG GCAGTGGTTACCTCGGGAGAAGCTGCTGCCGCTTGGAGTAGATGACACGGCGGACAAACTGCGTCTGATGGAGGGCCGAAAGACGAGCATCCGCAAATCCGTGCAGGTGGCCTATGACCGAGCCATGATCCACCTGAGCCGAGTGCGCAGTGACCACGGCTTCATCGCTTCCAGCTACCTGTAG